In Flavobacterium endoglycinae, one DNA window encodes the following:
- a CDS encoding deoxynucleoside kinase, producing MHIAIAGNIGAGKTTLTKLLAKHFKWEPHYEDVVDNPYLDDFYHQMERWSFNLQIYFLNSRFRQVQQIRESGKKIIQDRTIYEDAHIFAPNLYAMGLMTSRDFENYTSLFELMESLVKAPDLLIYLRSSIPNLVGQIHKRGREYENSISIDYLSRLNERYEAWIQTYTKGRLLIIDVDNINFVDNPEDLGNIINRIDAELNGLF from the coding sequence ATGCACATAGCAATAGCAGGAAATATAGGCGCAGGAAAAACAACTTTAACCAAATTATTAGCCAAACATTTTAAGTGGGAACCGCACTATGAAGATGTAGTTGATAATCCGTATTTAGACGATTTTTACCACCAGATGGAACGCTGGTCTTTTAATTTACAAATTTACTTCTTGAACAGTCGTTTTCGCCAAGTGCAGCAAATTCGCGAAAGTGGAAAGAAAATCATTCAGGACAGAACGATTTATGAAGATGCGCATATTTTCGCTCCCAATTTATATGCCATGGGATTAATGACAAGCCGTGATTTTGAAAACTATACTTCTTTGTTTGAATTGATGGAATCGCTGGTAAAAGCTCCAGATTTATTGATTTATTTAAGAAGTTCCATTCCAAATTTAGTGGGACAGATTCACAAACGCGGACGTGAATATGAAAACTCTATTTCTATCGATTATTTAAGCCGTTTGAACGAAAGATATGAAGCATGGATTCAAACGTATACTAAAGGAAGGTTATTAATTATTGATGTTGACAATATTAATTTTGTCGATAATCCGGAAGATTTAGGAAACATCATTAATCGAATTGATGCTGAATTAAACGGGTTGTTTTAA